The following proteins are encoded in a genomic region of Corallococcus silvisoli:
- a CDS encoding EF-Tu C-terminal domain-related protein — VMPGDNIAIEVELITPVAMEKELRFAVREGGRTVGAGVVAEIIA, encoded by the coding sequence GTCATGCCGGGCGACAACATCGCCATCGAGGTGGAGCTGATCACCCCGGTCGCGATGGAGAAGGAGCTCCGGTTCGCCGTCCGCGAGGGCGGTCGTACGGTGGGCGCGGGCGTCGTTGCGGAGATCATCGCCTGA